A genomic window from Melopsittacus undulatus isolate bMelUnd1 chromosome 7, bMelUnd1.mat.Z, whole genome shotgun sequence includes:
- the CFAP96 gene encoding cilia-and flagella-associated protein 96 isoform X2, with amino-acid sequence MPAEGKSDLERVGLFSEMSYITIGDKYVSHYMRPFNEAASKNKQMLPGGSKTMSALQAGYFDPEFVRVFNGEAYTDPVQLRRRHRLAESKKNLGKAFLPSNGDKWPCGLGSYYGTIGGSYPYFSPQVREKVRYVSPGKNFYTNPGKKGTGYGYANLTIGEQYEYLPEEYDLARIIAKEYFDKNPYFTDKPLPPMKKSPSEKRVALPFIPSSPAKKAGGMKGGTFDPYPSHSAEPYVVKDTKGVTSARERQIFHPPPGPKSRPVTSIVTLNVQRSLNANNYKTAQLTFF; translated from the exons ATGCCTGCAGAAGGGAAAAGTGACCTGGAGAGGGTTGGCCTCTTCAGTGAAATGAGCTATATTACCATTGGAGATAAATATGTATCACATTATATGC gCCCTTTTAATGAAGCTGCAAGCAAGAACAAACAGATGTTACCTGGTGGGtccaaaacaatgtcagctctgcaggcaggttATTTTGATCCTGAGTTTGTGAGAGTTTTCAATGGTGAAGCCTACACAGACCCCGTCCAGCTAAGAAGACGCCATAGATTGGCAGAATCAAAGAAAAATTTGGGCAAAGCTTTTCTGCCCAGTAATGGAGACAAATGGCC ATGTGGGCTTGGCAGCTATTATGGAACCATAGGAGGGTCGTATCCATACTTCAGTCCACAAGTAAGAGAAAAAGTAAGATATGTTTCTCCTGGAAAGAATTTTTACACTAATCCGGGAAAGAAAGGAACTGGATACGG ttaCGCAAACCTGACCATAGGTGAACAATATGAGTATTTACCGGAGGAGTATGATTTAGCAAGAATAATTGCAAAg GAGTATTTTGACAAGAATCCCTATTTTACTGACAAACCTTTGCCACCTATGAAGAAGTCACCTTCAGAGAAGCGAGTTGCACTACCTTTCATACCAAGTTCTCCTGCTAAAAAG gcagggGGCATGAAAGGAGGCACATTTGACCCTTACCCAAGTCATTCTGCTGAGCCTTATGTAGTTAAAGACACTAAGGGTGTCACATCTGCTAGAGAACGACAGATTTTTCATCCTCCTCCTGGCCCAAAAAGCAGACCTGTTACAAGCATAGTGACTTTAAATGTCCAAAG ATCATTAAATGCAAATAACTACAAGACTGCGCAGCTGACATTTTTTTAG
- the CFAP96 gene encoding cilia-and flagella-associated protein 96 isoform X1, whose protein sequence is MPAEGKSDLERVGLFSEMSYITIGDKYVSHYMRPFNEAASKNKQMLPGGSKTMSALQAGYFDPEFVRVFNGEAYTDPVQLRRRHRLAESKKNLGKAFLPSNGDKWPCGLGSYYGTIGGSYPYFSPQVREKVRYVSPGKNFYTNPGKKGTGYGYANLTIGEQYEYLPEEYDLARIIAKKAQEQHKQLLKGRPFRLNLYPQEYFDKNPYFTDKPLPPMKKSPSEKRVALPFIPSSPAKKAGGMKGGTFDPYPSHSAEPYVVKDTKGVTSARERQIFHPPPGPKSRPVTSIVTLNVQRSLNANNYKTAQLTFF, encoded by the exons ATGCCTGCAGAAGGGAAAAGTGACCTGGAGAGGGTTGGCCTCTTCAGTGAAATGAGCTATATTACCATTGGAGATAAATATGTATCACATTATATGC gCCCTTTTAATGAAGCTGCAAGCAAGAACAAACAGATGTTACCTGGTGGGtccaaaacaatgtcagctctgcaggcaggttATTTTGATCCTGAGTTTGTGAGAGTTTTCAATGGTGAAGCCTACACAGACCCCGTCCAGCTAAGAAGACGCCATAGATTGGCAGAATCAAAGAAAAATTTGGGCAAAGCTTTTCTGCCCAGTAATGGAGACAAATGGCC ATGTGGGCTTGGCAGCTATTATGGAACCATAGGAGGGTCGTATCCATACTTCAGTCCACAAGTAAGAGAAAAAGTAAGATATGTTTCTCCTGGAAAGAATTTTTACACTAATCCGGGAAAGAAAGGAACTGGATACGG ttaCGCAAACCTGACCATAGGTGAACAATATGAGTATTTACCGGAGGAGTATGATTTAGCAAGAATAATTGCAAAg aaagCACAAGAGCAACATAAGCAGTTGTTGAAAGGACGGCCTTTCAGGTTAAATCTATATCCCCAGGAGTATTTTGACAAGAATCCCTATTTTACTGACAAACCTTTGCCACCTATGAAGAAGTCACCTTCAGAGAAGCGAGTTGCACTACCTTTCATACCAAGTTCTCCTGCTAAAAAG gcagggGGCATGAAAGGAGGCACATTTGACCCTTACCCAAGTCATTCTGCTGAGCCTTATGTAGTTAAAGACACTAAGGGTGTCACATCTGCTAGAGAACGACAGATTTTTCATCCTCCTCCTGGCCCAAAAAGCAGACCTGTTACAAGCATAGTGACTTTAAATGTCCAAAG ATCATTAAATGCAAATAACTACAAGACTGCGCAGCTGACATTTTTTTAG